One genomic segment of Triticum aestivum cultivar Chinese Spring unplaced genomic scaffold, IWGSC CS RefSeq v2.1 scaffold29468, whole genome shotgun sequence includes these proteins:
- the LOC123177315 gene encoding disease resistance protein Pik-2-like codes for MKHLEPEDSEKLFFRIVFESDECPDRLQEVSTAILKKCNGLPLVIVSIGRMLAQRENKIPADWQKVCRRLGPELETNPTLEAMGRILTLSYNDLPYNLKACFLYLCAFPEDYEIKRGPLIRRWAAEGFIAAMRGLSLEEIGQNYFDEFISRSLVTPGVISDTGKVKSCKIHDIMMEVITSKSVQENFMSFLGSSEDNITAGHDKIRRLSIHPGGTMENKGFTSQYLTHTRSLTIIGSTQKPAAITFSGFTLLRVLDLEGCLWLSNQDLKDICKLSLLSYLSLRSTSISEVPNAVGKLKELVTLDVRGTSVAEFPRGITKLQNLKHLMTGSYQYYTRSRSVKHLLTGVKLPRGLQNMCALQRISTIDINKSFRSMDELGDLSQLTRLYVVSHEAVEDTSRWETFVKSLNKLSSSLRYLSIQRLKLACQPTNDYISPPLF; via the coding sequence ATGAAGCACTTGGAGCCGGAAGATTCAGAGAAGCTATTCTTCAGGATAGTGTTTGAGTCCGACGAATGTCCGGACAGACTGCAGGAAGTCTCCACAGCTATATTAAAAAAGTGCAATGGTTTGCCTCTAGTCATAGTAAGCATAGGTCGTATGCTTGCTCAGAGGGAAAACAAGATACCCGCAGATTGGCAAAAGGTATGTCGTAGGCTGGGTCCTGAACTAGAGACAAACCCCACTTTAGAGGCAATGGGCCGGATACTTACCCTTAGCTACAATGACCTGCCCTACAATTTGAAAGCATGCTTCTTGTACCTGTGTGCTTTCCCCGAGGATTATGAGATCAAAAGAGGGCCTCTGATTAGGCGCTGGGCAGCCGAAGGCTTCATTGCTGCCATGCGTGGGCTGAGTTTGGAAGAGATTGGTCAGAATTATTTCGACGAGTTCATCAGTAGAAGCCTGGTCACCCCTGGAGTGATTTCAGACACCGGCAAGGTCAAGAGCTGCAAGATTCATGACATAATGATGGAAGTTATAACCTCCAAATCAGTCCAAGAAAACTTCATGTCGTTCCTAGGGAGTTCAGAAGACAACATTACAGCTGGCCATGACAAGATCCGGCGGCTCTCCATCCATCCCGGTGGCACCATGGAGAATAAAGGCTTCACCAGTCAATACTTGACCCATACCCGTTCTTTGACAATTATTGGCAGCACTCAAAAACCAGCAGCCATCACTTTTTCAGGCTTTACTCTTTTAAGGGTTCTAGACCTCGAAGGATGTCTATGGTTAAGCAATCAAGATTTGAAGGACATTTGCAAACTGTCTTTGCTGAGCTACCTGAGTCTTAGAAGCACATCCATATCCGAAGTTCCAAATGCAGTAGGGAAACTGAAAGAATTGGTGACATTGGATGTAAGGGGAACATCTGTGGCTGAATTTCCCAGAGGCATCACTAAGCTCCAAAATCTGAAGCACCTAATGACAGGCAGTTATCAGTACTATACAAGGTCACGAAGTGTTAAGCATCTGTTAACTGGAGTGAAGCTACCTCGCGGATTACAGAATATGTGTGCCCTGCAGAGGATTTCTACCATAGATATCAACAAAAGCTTCCGTTCAATGGATGAGCTGGGGGACTTGTCTCAGTTAACCAGGCTTTACGTGGTCAGCCATGAGGCAGTGGAGGATACAAGCAGGTGGGAGACCTTCGT